In Bradyrhizobium sp. 170, the DNA window CGATTACGCTGAGCATTATCGCGTTTCTGCTGTTTGCGCGTTCCTGGGGCATCTATGCCCTGGGCTGGGCCACGATTGTGGGTTATTCGCTGAATTTCTTGCTGCTCGTCGTTGCCTATCTACGCATGGGGCTGCGCTTTCATTTCGATTTTTCCTGGCGGCATCCGGGCATTCAGCGCATTGCCGCGCTTTCCACGCCCATGCTGATTGGGGCGCTGATGGTCAACGGCAACAATCTGGTCGATCAGTTTATGGCTTCGCTCTTGCCGCCGGGCAGCATTGCCTCGCTCAGCTACGCGATCAAGCTGGTGGATATGCCCTCGGGGATCTTTTATACGGCGCTCTCCACGGCGCTCTTGCCGGTCTTCGCGCTGCAAGTGGCCCGCCGCGAATTTACGCTCTTAACCACCACCTTCCGCCAGGTGGTCATTTTTTCCGCAATCATCCTCTTGCCCGCTGGCGCGCTGCTGAGTTCGTTGTCGCGCCCGGTGGTGGAGATTTTCTATCACCATGGCAATTTTAGCGCGCAGGCCACGGATGTGGTGGCGTCCACCGTGATGTTTCTCGCGCCGAGTATATTCATCGTCACCTACGGCTTTATCAACGGGCGGATGTATAACGCCCTGCAAGATAATCGCACGCTACGCAACGTTGCCCTGCTTTCGCTGGTGCTCAACGCCGTCCTTGACTATCTGCTGATGCAAATCTGGGGCGTGGCAGGTATTGCGTTCGCTACCACGCTGACCTATCTGATTGGCGCGCTGACGCTGCTGCTCATTCTCAACAAACGGCTGCAAGGGCTGCGCCTGCCGGAGCTTGGTCTTTCGCTGGGCAAAACCGCGGTGGCGGCCGCGTTCCTGTGGCTGACATGCGCGCTGCTGGCGATGCTGCCCCAGGTGGCCGCGCTGCCGCTGCTGGTACAGATCGTCTTGCTGAGCGCCGCGGGCCTGGTGATCTATGCTGCGCTGCTGCTGGTCTTGCGCGTGCCAGAGGTCAGCCTGCTCTGGGCCATACTGTGCAGTCGGCTGCCCTGGGCCGCGCGCGGGCAAAAGCGCAGATGAGCGTCTCGATGTTTGCGTACCCTGTGAGGAAGGAAGAACTTGCATGAGTGTACAAGCGGCTGGCTCCCCGCCAAAAAGCCTTAGCCTGGCAGACCTGGTCAGGCAGGCGCGTGCAGACGAACACGGTCGTGGACCTGCGTGCGGCTCTTCTGGTTGGGCGAGCGCAACCCTCGCCGCGTCCCCGGCGCGTTTCGCTTTCCCTTCGGGCCGGTGCGCTATATGGACGCCGGGGCGATGCTGTCGCTTTATCGTGAGATCTTTCTGGACCACGGCTATGAGGTCGCCGGATTAGGCGACGCGCCGGTGATCCTTGATTGCGGCGGGAACATCGGCATGAGTGTGATCTGGTTCAAGCAGCGCTATCCGCGTGCCCGCATCATTGCGGGCAAGTTGGCCAAAAGCTAGAACCGTGCTCGGAATAGCGATCGCTGGAGGGCTACTTCTTGGCATCGCTGTCGCAATGCTGCGCGATCTCTTAGATCGAGGCATCCGCGCCAGCCGGCAGGAATCTCATCTAAGCAAAGATGGCGGGATCGAGCGACCTCTTCCTGACGCGGTTCGACCAGATCATCAATTTGAAGCATCGGCAAAGGCAGTGCGCCTCACGGGTTCGGGGTGAAGAGTACCATCTTCAGCAACCATCGGCATCCGCCCGGCCGGTCGTTTCGTGCTGAACACGAAGGCGTTGCGTTTACGACCGACACCGGTCAGTGGTCCGTTAGGAAGCTGATCTGATCGTACTTTGGATCGCGGGCAGCGGCCATAGGCGATCGGATCAGGCGCAATAGCGCGCCAACGAGCGGCAGCGTTTCGGCTACCGCCGGCTGTTCGTCCTGCGGCGGCAGGAGGGAGAGCCATCGGGGATCAATCGGATCTACGGGCTTTTTCGCGAGGATGGACTCGCCGTCCGCAAGCGGATCATCGGTATACGCACAAGCGGCGGGCCCGCCGGAAGGCTGTGAGGACCCGTGCTCCGAATCCTGGTCGAGGCGAGCAACGTTGGTCGCCGGACTTCGTTCACGATCGGTTTGCCACGGCCCTTCCGGATCCTCAACATGGTCGACGACGTGACCAAGGAGCGCCTGGGGCCATTCCGGAGACGTCGTTTTCCGAGCGGCGCGCTGCCGAGAACTCACGGCGATCGTCGGAGCAGATTATCGCGGAGTTGGAGGAGCGGGGGCAAGGACGGCCGACCTGGCTCGCAAGCATGGGATCTCCGAAGCGACAATCTACAACTGGAAGGCCAGATTCGGCGGCAGGGATGTCTCTGAGGCCAAGCGGTTGAAAGCGCTGGAACAGGAGAATGCACGCCGGGTGAGCAGCTCGGCGAGCTCACAGTCACGTGTCACCATCCCGATGAAGCCGACGTCCTCTTCTGCTCATGTTAAGATGCGTCGCGAATCCCTACACACGCCAGGCATAGAGCCAGACGAAATATTTTGCGCTCGGTGCCGACAAAAACGGCGTGGGCATGGGTGGCCCTGGCAGTTCATCACACACCTCTGCGCGGCTAACCGTGATGCGGAAGCCCGCTTGCGTAAGCGCCGTCCACAGTTCCGCCACCTGGTCTTGCACATCAGGATTGCAATGCAATTCGCACGAAAGATAGTTGACCAACCTCATTTTGCCCGTGGCGCACAGGTCTTTGAGCACGCCAAATTCGCTGCCCTCAATATCGACCTTGAGATAATCCACCGGCTCGGTAATCAGGTCACTTAAACGCACGGCGTTCACCAACACCCCTGGCCGCGGCGCCAGGTCGGGCCGCTGCTTATCGCCGACATGGCCGCCCAGTGATCCCTCGGGCACAAACGATACCTTGCCAGTGGCATCGCTAACGGCGGCGCGAACCACCGTGACCGAGGTGAGGCCCAGCGCGCGCACATTCTCTTCCAGAAGGTCGGCGATTTGCGGGTCGGCCTCAAAGACGGTGATGCGGGCACGCGGATAGCGCTGCTTGAACCAGATCACACTCATGCCGATGTTCCCGCCGCAATCAAGGATCACCGGCGCGTCGCCTAATCCGGCGACCTCATAGCCGCGGTCCAGAAAGATCTCACGATAAAGCGACAGCATCGCCCCGGCGTCCATATAGCGCACCGGCCCGAAGGGAAAGCGAAACGCGCCGGGGACGCGGCGAGGGTTGCGCTCGCCCAACCAGAAGAGGCGCACGCAAGTCCACGACCGTGTTCGTCTGATGACATGGACCATACCACGCGCCTGCCTGACCAGGTCTGCCAGGCTAAGGCTTTTTGGCGGGGAGCCAGCCGCTTGTACACTCATGCAAGTTCTTCCTTCCTCACAGGGTACGCAAACATCGAGACGCTCATCTGCGCTTTTGCCCGCGCGCGGCCCAGGGCAGCCGACTGCACAGTATGGCCCAGAGCAGGCTGACCTCTGGCACGCGCAAGACCAGCAGCAGCGCAGCATAGATCACCAGGCCCGCGGCGCTCAGCAAGACGATCTGTACCAGCAGCGGCAGCGCGGCCACCTGGGGCAGCATCGCCAGCAGCGCGCATGTCAGCCACAGGAACGCGGCCGCCACCGCGGTTTTGCCCAGCGAAAGACCAAGCTCCGGCAGGCGCAGCCCTTGCAGCCGTTTGTTGAGAATGAGCAGCAGCGTCAGCGCGCCAATCAGATAGGTCAGCGTGGTAGCGAACGCAATACCTGCCACGCCCCAGATTTGCATCAGCAGATAGTCAAGGACGGCGTTGAGCACCAGCGAAAGCAGGGCAACGTTGCGTAGCGTGCGATTATCTTGCAGGGCGTTATACATCCGCCCGTTGATAAAGCCGTAGGTGACGATGAATATACTCGGCGCGAGAAACATCACGGTGGACGCCACCACATCCGTGGCCTGCGCGCTAAAATTGCCATGGTGATAGAAAATCTCCACCACCGGGCGCGACAACGAACTCAGCAGCGCGCCAGCGGGCAAGAGGATGATTGCGGAAAAAATGACCACCTGGCGGAAGGTGGTGGTTAAGAGCGTAAATTCGCGGCGGGCCACTTGCAGCGCGAAGACCGGCAAGAGCGCCGTGGAGAGCGCCGTATAAAAGATCCCCGAGGGCATATCCACCAGCTTGATCGCGTAGCTGAGCGAGGCAATGCTGCCCGGCGGCAAGAGCGAAGCCATAAACTGATCGACCAGATTGTTGCCGTTGACCATCAGCGCCCCAATCAGCATGGGCGTGGAAAGCGCGGCAATGCGCTGAATGCCCGGATGCCGCCAGGAAAAATCGAAATGAAAGCGCAGCCCCATGCGTAGATAGGCAACGACGAGCAGCAAGAAATTCAGCGAATAACCCACAATCGTGGCCCAGCCCAGGGCATAGATGCCCCAGGAACGCGCAAACAGCAGAAACGCGATAATGCTCAGCGTAATCGTGACGGGAGCCAGCGCTGGCAGAGCAAACCGCCCATAGGCATTCAGAACGGAGCCAACCAGCGTCACCAGCACTTGCAACAAGAGCACGGGCATCAAGAAGCGCAGGAGGATGACCGCCAGCGTCTGCGTGGGGGCATCCATCTGCCGCGCGAAGACCGTCACCACCAGAGGCGCGGCCGCGGCCAGCGCCACCGTCACCACCAGCGCAATCAGCGTGCCCAGCGTCATCGCGGCCCAGAGCAGGCGCATGGACTCCGCCTCGCCTTTGTTTTCGCGGTAGTCCACAAAGACCGGAATCAATGCCGCGCCTACCGCCGCGGTCAAGACGCCAGAAATGGTTGTGGGCACGATCAGCGCCACCGTATAGGCGTCCATGGTTGGGCCAACGCCAAAGGCCGAAGCCGTCAGCACCTGGCTGACGATGCTCAGCAGCCGGGCGGCAACGGTGACATACAAGACGACCGAGATGGCGCGGCCAGCGTGAATCACGGTCCCCTGGCTTTTGGGCGCGCCATCGCGCGGGGGAGCCGTTTCCAGAAGGTTTGTGGATGTACTCATGCCTAAATTGTCTCATCTGATGCCGCGCGCGCCTGTCGGCCGTCAATGAGACGCTGCCTAAACGCAACGCCTTGGTGTTCAGTACGAATCGACCGGTCGGGCGGATGCCGATCGTCGCTGAGATGGCGCTCTTCACCCAGAACCCGTGAGGCGTACTGGCGTTGCCTTTGCCGATGCTTGGGATTGATGATCTGGTCGAACCGCGTCCGGAAGCGGTCGATCGATCCTGTCATCTGGAGCACTTAGACGAGATTCCTGCCCGCTGGTGCGGATGCCTCGATCTAGGAGATCGCGCAGAAATGCGATAGCGATGCCAACAAGTAGCCCTCCAACGATCGCTATTCCAAGCACGATTCTAGCTTTTGGCGAACTTGGCCTCAAGGGTGGCGACGCCGCAGAGACGAGACTCGCCTCGAACACCGGCGAGGATTGTTGTTGCGTCGCTACTGTCTTACGCAGCACGTAGCGAAAATTATCATAGGCGTTTTCGGATGATTCCGCAGCGGCTGCCAATTTATCGATGGTAGCAGCGGAATCCGCTGGCTCTTTCCTATTCTTACTATAGTCCTCCAATGCCTTTTGGGCAGCTAATGCTTGAGTGCTCAATTCGTTCAGTCGGTCCTTAACCCATTGATCGTCTTGCAAGCTGCCCTTGTCCATTTGATGGGTAATATATTTTTCTGCAACGGCGTTTGCGATCTGCGCCGCTCGATCAGGATCTCTGGAACCGAAGGTAATCTCGACAAGATACGTAGGGCCGACACGCTTGGCCGAAAGCTTGCGTTCGAACGGTTCCAAGGCATAGCGCGCGGCGCTAGCTTCCGTCGCCGGTTTACTCCAACCGAGCAGCCGGGATATCATGCCGCTACCTTGGCCGGTCGTAAATTCCAGGTCTTGAGCAAGGCCGAGCTTCTCGATCACGGCGCTAGCGATGCTCTCAGACTTTATGATTCCGATCTGGCTTTCCACGGCCGTTGACACCGACGCAGCGTCCGCAAAGGTCGCTTTCGCGTTTACGATGAGTAGCGCCTTGGCGGTGAACGTAGGTACCACGGTGATGAGGTAAAGTGTAGCAACGCCAAGCGCCGCGAAACATGTCAGCGATATGATCGGTACATGTCGTCGTATGAAGGCCAGCACGGCCAGCACGTCTGCCAGCGACACGACCGGCCCTGGACGAAATTCAGGCGGCCCAT includes these proteins:
- the murJ gene encoding murein biosynthesis integral membrane protein MurJ, producing the protein MSTSTNLLETAPPRDGAPKSQGTVIHAGRAISVVLYVTVAARLLSIVSQVLTASAFGVGPTMDAYTVALIVPTTISGVLTAAVGAALIPVFVDYRENKGEAESMRLLWAAMTLGTLIALVVTVALAAAAPLVVTVFARQMDAPTQTLAVILLRFLMPVLLLQVLVTLVGSVLNAYGRFALPALAPVTITLSIIAFLLFARSWGIYALGWATIVGYSLNFLLLVVAYLRMGLRFHFDFSWRHPGIQRIAALSTPMLIGALMVNGNNLVDQFMASLLPPGSIASLSYAIKLVDMPSGIFYTALSTALLPVFALQVARREFTLLTTTFRQVVIFSAIILLPAGALLSSLSRPVVEIFYHHGNFSAQATDVVASTVMFLAPSIFIVTYGFINGRMYNALQDNRTLRNVALLSLVLNAVLDYLLMQIWGVAGIAFATTLTYLIGALTLLLILNKRLQGLRLPELGLSLGKTAVAAAFLWLTCALLAMLPQVAALPLLVQIVLLSAAGLVIYAALLLVLRVPEVSLLWAILCSRLPWAARGQKRR
- a CDS encoding FkbM family methyltransferase: MRLFWLGERNPRRVPGAFRFPFGPVRYMDAGAMLSLYREIFLDRGYEVAGLGDAPVILDCGGNIGMSVIWFKQRYPRARITVFEADPQIADLLEENVRALGLTSVTVVRAAVSDATGKVSFVPEGSLGGHVGDKQRPDLAPRPGVLVNAVRLSDLITEPVDYLKVDIEGSEFGVLKDLCATGKMRLVNYLSCELHCNPDVQDQVAELWTALTQAGFRITVSRAEVCDELPGPPMPTPFLSAPSAKYFVWLYAWRV
- the murJ gene encoding murein biosynthesis integral membrane protein MurJ, producing the protein MSTSTNLLETAPPRDGAPKSQGTVIHAGRAISVVLYVTVAARLLSIVSQVLTASAFGVGPTMDAYTVALIVPTTISGVLTAAVGAALIPVFVDYRENKGEAESMRLLWAAMTLGTLIALVVTVALAAAAPLVVTVFARQMDAPTQTLAVILLRFLMPVLLLQVLVTLVGSVLNAYGRFALPALAPVTITLSIIAFLLFARSWGIYALGWATIVGYSLNFLLLVVAYLRMGLRFHFDFSWRHPGIQRIAALSTPMLIGALMVNGNNLVDQFMASLLPPGSIASLSYAIKLVDMPSGIFYTALSTALLPVFALQVARREFTLLTTTFRQVVIFSAIILLPAGALLSSLSRPVVEIFYHHGNFSAQATDVVASTVMFLAPSIFIVTYGFINGRMYNALQDNRTLRNVALLSLVLNAVLDYLLMQIWGVAGIAFATTLTYLIGALTLLLILNKRLQGLRLPELGLSLGKTAVAAAFLWLTCALLAMLPQVAALPLLVQIVLLSAAGLVIYAALLLVLRVPEVSLLWAILCSRLPWAARGQKRR
- a CDS encoding Wzz/FepE/Etk N-terminal domain-containing protein, translated to MLQNSRTDNWINRDNGPPEFRPGPVVSLADVLAVLAFIRRHVPIISLTCFAALGVATLYLITVVPTFTAKALLIVNAKATFADAASVSTAVESQIGIIKSESIASAVIEKLGLAQDLEFTTGQGSGMISRLLGWSKPATEASAARYALEPFERKLSAKRVGPTYLVEITFGSRDPDRAAQIANAVAEKYITHQMDKGSLQDDQWVKDRLNELSTQALAAQKALEDYSKNRKEPADSAATIDKLAAAAESSENAYDNFRYVLRKTVATQQQSSPVFEASLVSAASPPLRPSSPKARIVLGIAIVGGLLVGIAIAFLRDLLDRGIRTSGQESRLSAPDDRIDRPLPDAVRPDHQSQASAKATPVRLTGSG